Proteins co-encoded in one Centroberyx gerrardi isolate f3 chromosome 18, fCenGer3.hap1.cur.20231027, whole genome shotgun sequence genomic window:
- the LOC139926156 gene encoding testis development-related protein isoform X2 — MFKKSKSKVLVDYASEEDDMSWHYHHSYKEAKVKKIMSKKERREKKMFSSKDDEHFLLTGVKLADRRGSHKKIKDDEKEKEKEKKDKPEKSHCFWESVTMTMRQISPAKKLEKMEGWEPPHFGDGTETATDEAPEAKSQTGDSPVSFPHSLGLPLGLASWGGRGPEEDSSRYANLSDSRDSTAVRWTARAKGKLAGISRRSRGIVSESSWEGFK, encoded by the exons ATGTTCAAGAAAAGCAAGAGCAAAGTGCTGGTGGATTATGCGTCAGAGGAAGACGACATGTCCTGGCACTATCATCACTCCTATAAG GAGGCCAAGGTGAAGAAGATCATGTccaagaaggagaggagggagaagaagatgTTCTCCTCTAAAGATGACGAACACTTCCTGCTGACCGGGGTCAAGCTGGCCGACCGCAGAGG ATCTCACAAGAAAATCAAGGATGacgagaaggagaaggagaaggagaagaaggacaAGCCGGAGAAGAGCCACTGTTTCTGGGAGAGCGTCACCATGACGATGAGGCAGATCTCGCCCGCCAAGAAgctggagaagatggagggctGGGAGCCGCCGCACTTCGGGGACGGGACCGAGACGGCGACCGACGAGGCCCCGGAGGCCAAGAGCCAGACCGGGGACTCGCCGGTGTCCTTCCCCCACTCCCTGGGCCTCCCGCTGGGCCTGGCCTCCTGGGGCGGCCGGGGCCCGGAGGAAGACTCGTCGCGCTACGCTAACCTGTCGGACTCCAGGGATTCCACGGCGGTCAGGTGGACGGCCCGCGCCAAAGGCAAACTGGCCGGCATCAGCAGGAGGAGTCGAGGGATTGTGTCAGAGAGCTCGTGGGAGGGGTTTAAATAA
- the LOC139926156 gene encoding testis development-related protein isoform X1, with product MFKKSKSKVLVDYASEEDDMSWHYHHSYKDKDIEGEEEEEEEEEAVSPVSKEAKVKKIMSKKERREKKMFSSKDDEHFLLTGVKLADRRGSHKKIKDDEKEKEKEKKDKPEKSHCFWESVTMTMRQISPAKKLEKMEGWEPPHFGDGTETATDEAPEAKSQTGDSPVSFPHSLGLPLGLASWGGRGPEEDSSRYANLSDSRDSTAVRWTARAKGKLAGISRRSRGIVSESSWEGFK from the exons ATGTTCAAGAAAAGCAAGAGCAAAGTGCTGGTGGATTATGCGTCAGAGGAAGACGACATGTCCTGGCACTATCATCACTCCTATAAG gacaAAGACatagaaggagaggaagaggaggaggaggaggaggaggctgtcaGTCCGGTATCCAAG GAGGCCAAGGTGAAGAAGATCATGTccaagaaggagaggagggagaagaagatgTTCTCCTCTAAAGATGACGAACACTTCCTGCTGACCGGGGTCAAGCTGGCCGACCGCAGAGG ATCTCACAAGAAAATCAAGGATGacgagaaggagaaggagaaggagaagaaggacaAGCCGGAGAAGAGCCACTGTTTCTGGGAGAGCGTCACCATGACGATGAGGCAGATCTCGCCCGCCAAGAAgctggagaagatggagggctGGGAGCCGCCGCACTTCGGGGACGGGACCGAGACGGCGACCGACGAGGCCCCGGAGGCCAAGAGCCAGACCGGGGACTCGCCGGTGTCCTTCCCCCACTCCCTGGGCCTCCCGCTGGGCCTGGCCTCCTGGGGCGGCCGGGGCCCGGAGGAAGACTCGTCGCGCTACGCTAACCTGTCGGACTCCAGGGATTCCACGGCGGTCAGGTGGACGGCCCGCGCCAAAGGCAAACTGGCCGGCATCAGCAGGAGGAGTCGAGGGATTGTGTCAGAGAGCTCGTGGGAGGGGTTTAAATAA